One Euphorbia lathyris chromosome 1, ddEupLath1.1, whole genome shotgun sequence DNA segment encodes these proteins:
- the LOC136210905 gene encoding dihydrofolate synthetase-like has product MRYLKLLHQQPAFNRGVAIVELNCGRPLNPWRLGSKHFFSNFGEDPELKDFMDYMDALKNYEKLGIPNGAGTDSDNGFDLRRVRRLMDRLGNPQSKFKAIHIAGTKGKGSTAAFLSNILRAEGYSVGSYTSPHIVTITERMSMGKLGEPVSAKKLNCHFRLIREKLDEAILVENGGLSHFEVLTAIAFSLFAQENIDIAIIEAGLGGARDATNIISSSGLAASVITTIGKEHLMALGGTLEGIAMAKAGIIKHGRPLVLGGPFLPHVEQILRDKASLMCAPVVSASESGIKTTIKGLGSFSGRHCQLCDIIIQVRKDFQLFIELSDIKMRMIGSHQLQNAATAACAALCLRSQGWKVSDGSIRVGLENTYLLGRSQFLASKEAELLGLPGATILLDGAHTKESAKALMDTIQMTFPDAQLVLVVAMASDKDHVAFAKEFLFDKQLEAVFLTEAEIAGGKSRTTKAPLLKDYWVQASQELGVNTEQFMNSERIDLAKEREGRIILAATESLEASMRSANEFLRGRRSGKQSSIVVVTGSLHIVSSVLARLHEQNALDSAL; this is encoded by the exons ATGAGGTACCTCAAGCTTCTGCATCAACAACCTGCTTTTAATCGAGGAGTAGCCATAGTTGAATTGAATTGTGGAAGACCTCTCAATCCTTGGAGGTTAGGGTCTAAGCACTTCTTCTCCAATTTCGGAGAGGACCCAGAGCTCAAAGACTTCATGGATTACATGGATGCTCTCAAGAACTATGAGAAATTAGGGATACCCAATGGGGCAGGTACTGATTCTGACAACGGCTTTGATCTCCGTCGAGTGCGACGGCTAATGGATCGTTTGGGTAATCCTCAGTCCAAATTCAAG GCTATACATATTGCTGGTACCAAAGGAAAAGGATCAACTGCAGCCTTTCTCTCTAACATCTTACGGGCAGAAGGATATTCTGTTGGTTCTTATACAAG CCCTCATATTGTGACTATAACGGAACGGATGTCAATGGGAAAATTAGGCGAACCAGTATCAGCAAAGAAGTTAAATTGTCATTTTCGTCTCATTAGGGAAAAACTTGATGAGGCAATCCTAGTAGAAAATGGGGGATTGAGTCATTTTGAG GTTCTTACTGCCATAGCATTCTCCCTATTTGCTCAAGAGAACATTGATATTGCAATTATTGAG GCTGGTCTTGGTGGTGCTCGGGATGCTACAAATATAATTAGTAGTTCTGGTCTTGCTGCATCAGTAATAACTACTATAGGCAAGGAACATTTGATGGCACTGGGGGGCACGTTAGAAGGCATTGCAATGGCAAAGGCTGGAATAATCAAGCACGGTCGTCCA TTGGTTCTAGGTGGACCCTTTCTTCCTCACGTTGAGCAAATTCTTCGTGATAAAGCATCACTCATGTGTGCTCCTGTAGTATCCGCATCTGAATCTGGAATTAAAACTACCATTAAAGGCCTTGGTTCGTTTTCTGGTAGGCACTGCCAGTTGTGTGACATAATCATACAAGTCAGGAAGGATTTTCAGCTG TTCATTGAGCTATCTGACATAAAAATGCGCATGATTGGAAGTCACCAACTGCAAAATGCAGCTACTGCAGCATGTGCAGCGTTGTGCCTCCGCAGTCAAG GATGGAAAGTATCTGATGGATCCATTAGAGTAGGTCTGGAGAATACATACTTGCTTGGAAGAAGTCAATTTCTAGcatccaaagaagctgagttgCTAGGACTACCTGGAGCTACCATACTGCTAGACGGAG CTCACACTAAAGAGTCCGCAAAGGCTTTGATGGACACGATACAGATGACATTTCCAGATGCGCAGTTGGTGCTTGTAGTTGCAATGGCTAGCGACAAAGATCATGTGGCTTTTGCAAAAGAATTTCTTTTCG ATAAACAATTAGAGGCTGTCTTCCTAACAGAAGCCGAAATTGCTGGAGGCAAATCCCGAACAACTAAAgctccattattaaaagattactGGGTACAAGCTTCCCAAGAATTGGGGGTAAATACCGAACAGTTTATGAATAGTGAACGCATTGATCTGGCAAAGGAACGGGAAGGTAGAATCATATTGGCAGCGACGGAATCATTGGAGGCTTCCATGAGAAGTGCAAATGAGTTCCTTAGAGGAAGAAGATCAGGGAAGCAGTCAAGTATTGTTGTAGTGACTGGTTCCCTTCATATTGTGTCATCTGTGTTAGCTCGTCTCCATGAGCAGAATGCCTTGGATTCTGCCCTCTAA